A stretch of Sulfurimonas autotrophica DSM 16294 DNA encodes these proteins:
- a CDS encoding TonB-dependent receptor plug domain-containing protein codes for MKYRINLFLVLCMGALHLQADNLLSSISTDMKHFNTIATQTKQNEHYQPYIISTFKSKELEKLGVSNLKEALMLVPGIDMATDNTNNQIPIFRGSNPFAYGQSKLLIDGVLVNNLFFDAYSEYLSMPIDMIKRIEVIRGSGSKVDGINAYAGSINVVTYAEDFKGFESNDKLVFKYGSYDYKMGGFVKNFKTENFKTHIDFYYQKDDKKISSGPDGLSQGSLGAANTGLSQSGEAPLWLDEYSLGVNLLYKGISLKARVLQHKQGSAYGINLALPQASDRVKLPSYYAELGYAKKINDFNIDIKAGVKYDTYDSKAKLGPDDVNLSGVVFPDGAYGEHYAKQRVLYQSSYLKYNGFKKHQIAFGYRVTQEKTIEMISKLSNRATGDVALVDYTYTLPFFDKDAHRSVFAFSLEDAYDVNDKLSILYGVNYEQNSYKDAGLEPRISFVYRKDYKNIFKAIYSTSHRNPSWQEMFTKNNRARVGSTDLEPEKVASYEMAYIRNFSNDTYLQSSVFYLVNKNQIYNSAADPVYKNTAKTDIYGIELEYKGHILANDELYANYTYIDGSYTIDGTNATNNIPNVSHHLAKGYYIYNFNCALSLGTTLKYVSSKERMNTDLRPKVKPYTTLDTALNYENSHYNYTVNVSVKNIFNADVRYLSPQNTYVDDYAQERRTFLITLKKNF; via the coding sequence ATGAAATATAGAATCAACCTCTTTTTAGTATTGTGTATGGGCGCCCTGCATCTTCAAGCAGATAATCTGCTTTCGTCTATATCTACGGACATGAAACACTTTAACACAATTGCCACACAGACAAAACAAAATGAGCATTACCAGCCTTATATCATTTCTACATTTAAGAGTAAGGAGTTGGAAAAGTTAGGTGTATCGAATCTTAAAGAGGCGTTGATGCTTGTTCCGGGTATTGATATGGCAACAGATAATACTAACAATCAAATACCTATTTTTAGAGGTTCTAACCCCTTTGCTTATGGGCAGTCTAAACTTTTAATAGACGGTGTTTTGGTAAACAATCTGTTTTTTGATGCCTACTCTGAGTATTTGTCTATGCCTATAGATATGATTAAACGCATAGAAGTCATCAGAGGATCGGGAAGTAAGGTTGATGGTATTAACGCTTATGCCGGTTCTATTAATGTTGTGACCTATGCAGAAGATTTTAAGGGTTTTGAATCAAATGATAAACTGGTTTTTAAGTACGGCTCGTATGATTATAAAATGGGTGGTTTTGTTAAAAACTTTAAAACAGAAAATTTTAAAACGCATATAGATTTTTACTATCAAAAAGATGATAAAAAAATTTCATCCGGTCCTGACGGACTCTCACAAGGCTCTTTAGGTGCAGCTAATACAGGCTTGTCTCAGTCAGGTGAAGCTCCTTTATGGCTTGATGAATATTCGCTGGGAGTAAACCTCCTGTATAAAGGAATTTCTCTCAAAGCCCGTGTCCTCCAGCATAAGCAGGGCAGTGCTTACGGCATCAATCTTGCTCTGCCTCAAGCAAGTGACAGAGTAAAACTTCCGAGTTATTATGCTGAATTAGGCTATGCTAAAAAAATCAATGATTTCAATATAGATATAAAAGCAGGAGTGAAATATGATACTTATGATTCAAAGGCAAAGCTTGGACCGGATGATGTCAATCTAAGCGGGGTAGTCTTTCCTGATGGTGCCTATGGAGAGCATTATGCAAAACAAAGAGTTTTATATCAGTCTTCATATCTGAAGTACAATGGTTTTAAAAAGCATCAAATAGCTTTTGGATATAGAGTGACTCAGGAAAAAACGATTGAGATGATATCTAAACTTTCAAATAGAGCAACGGGTGATGTTGCCTTGGTTGATTATACCTATACACTGCCGTTTTTTGACAAAGATGCACACCGTAGTGTTTTTGCATTCTCTTTAGAGGATGCATATGATGTGAATGACAAGTTGAGTATTTTATATGGCGTCAATTACGAGCAGAATTCTTATAAAGATGCAGGACTTGAGCCGAGAATCTCTTTTGTGTACCGCAAAGATTATAAAAATATTTTTAAAGCTATATACAGCACTTCTCATAGAAATCCTTCCTGGCAGGAGATGTTTACGAAAAACAATCGTGCAAGAGTGGGCAGTACAGATTTGGAACCGGAGAAAGTAGCGTCGTATGAAATGGCATATATAAGAAACTTTTCCAATGATACCTATCTGCAGAGTAGCGTTTTTTATCTTGTCAATAAAAATCAAATATATAACTCGGCTGCCGATCCCGTTTATAAAAATACGGCAAAAACAGATATTTACGGGATTGAACTCGAATATAAAGGGCATATATTAGCAAATGATGAATTATATGCAAATTATACATATATAGACGGAAGTTATACTATCGATGGTACCAATGCAACCAATAATATACCAAATGTTTCACACCATCTGGCAAAAGGGTACTATATTTATAATTTTAACTGTGCTTTATCTTTAGGAACAACATTGAAATATGTCAGTTCTAAAGAGAGGATGAACACAGATTTACGCCCCAAAGTAAAGCCCTACACAACATTAGATACTGCTTTGAACTATGAAAATTCACATTATAACTATACCGTAAATGTCAGTGTGAAAAATATATTTAATGCCGATGTGAGATATCTGTCACCTCAAAATACCTATGTAGATGATTATGCGCAGGAGCGCAGAACATTTTTAATTACATTGAAAAAGAATTTTTAG